The genome window CGGGTTTAAAGCCAACGGGAAAAAAGTTTGGTTTGCTGGTTATAAGCAGCACATCGGATTATACCCTATGTACGGCATGGAGGCACTGGAAGCAGAAATAGCTCCCTATAGAGGGAAGCGCACAAAAGATACGCTTCATTTCCCTCACAATAAGCCATTGCCATTAGACCTAATTGCTAAAATTGTAACGTATAAACTAACAAAACTATAACAGGATATTGGCTGTAATTTAAAGTATAAAACGTGTGTTCTGGTACGTACGGTAAACTTTTGAAACAATTGGCTCGCTTTATGCTTACTACCTGTAAGCATAAATAAAACTATAAAATGAAAAGGCTTATTCTGTTATTTTTTGGTTTGGTATTGTCGTGGAGTGGCTTTGCGCAGAAGTATAATACGCTGGCTTATGAGCCCGGCAAAAAATTAACCTGGCAGGATTTTAAGGGAAGACCTAAACCAACCGACATACATAAAGGCGCTGAGATTACGGTAAGTATATTTTTAAATGTAAGAGAAACCAGTTTCTGGTCGGGCAGAGTAACTTACGATGCGTATGCTGTTGCCTTTAAAGATGAATCGTGGGTAAGGCCTGCCTACAGAGATGATTACTCTCTTAAACACGAGCAGTTGCACTTCGATATTGCTCACCTGTATGCCGAGACCCTGGAGATTAAATTAAACAGCCTCGACAGCAAAACCTCGAAAGACCAGGCCGAAGTAGAAAAGATCCTGAAAAACCACCTGGCTGAGATGCGTACATTCCAGGACCGTTACGACCGCGAAACCCATGGCGGTAACAACTATGCCAAGCAAAAGAAATGGGCCAATAAGATTGAGAAAGCCATTCGCATTCTTCACGCACCGGCTTAAGCAATACATCACTTATACTTCAAACTAAAAAGCAGCCTTTCTGGTAACGGAAAGGCTGCTTTATTTTTACATGATGCTCAATTACAGCATTGCTAAAATATAATACATTTTATATTTTTATTGTATGTGCTTCAGCTCCAAACTGTAGCAGCAATCTCTTACTTGAACCTAACCTTTATTTATGAGAAACTATTATAAACTATTTATTGCAGCCCTGCTATTAATGGGTGGTTACAGCTTTACAACCGACTACTTTAGTGATGAGAAAAAGCAACATCTGGAGGAAGATATAGCTGCCTACGAAAAACTTGTTGCTTCCCCTACTGAGGCAGTTGCCCTGCTTGATTCTGTTTACACAGAGAGAACGATCAAAATTATGGGTGCACCCATCAAAACCTACGAAACAACCTACTTCTTTGAAGCTAATGGTCAGAAATATACAGGCCTTTATAACCCAACAGAACCGCCTACCATACCTGTTATACCTATACAGTACCTGGCCGAGGACCCAAGTATAAATTCTGCTGATGCGAAAAAGCAACTGGCTTCACTCCATGAAGAAAGCACATCAAATCTCTCGTTATACCTCGGTTTGGGGTTGTTCCTATTCGGCGGAATATCAGCCTACTCAAATATTAGTGCTATCCGAAAAAGACGAAGAGATAAAGAGATGGCACTACAACAAGAGCTTGAAGAATTTAACAGAAGCAGAGGGGTTGTACAGTAAGGTCTTCTGCAGTTTGGCAGCCTCACAAGTATAATTTTTACCTGTAAAACAAAAAAGCCTCTCCGTTTACGGAGAGGCTTTTTTATACTTTATACTTTACTGCAGTTATACCAGTATTCTTACCGGGTTCTCCAGCAGGTTCTTAAACGTTTGCAGGAAGGCTGAACCTACGGCTCCATCCACAACGCGGTGGTCACAAGACAACGTAACTTTCATAACATTACCGATCTGGATGTTACCGTTACGCACTACAGGCGTCTGCTTGATTCCACCAACTGCCATGATGCAGGCATCCGGCGGGTTGATGATAGCTGTAAATTCTTCGATGCCAAACATGCCCAGGTTAGAGATGGTAAACGTGTTACCTTCCCAGTCTGATGGCTGTAATTTTTTGCTCTTTGCTCTGCCACCCAGGTCTTTAACCTCAGCAGCTATAGTTGACAGCGACTTATAGTCGGCGTTGCGCACAACCGGTACCAACAGGCCTTCTTCTACTGCTACAGCTACACCAATATTAATGTGCTTGTTATAACGGATCTTATCGCCTAACCACGACGAGTTAACTGCAGGGTGCTGACGTAATGCCGCAGCTGCCGCTTTAATTACTAAGTCGTTAAACGATACTTTAACCGGAGATACTTCATTTATACTTGCACGCGCTTCAATTGCCTTGTCCATGTCAATTTCCATGGTCAGGTAGAAGTGTGGAGCAGTAAACTTGCTTTCGGCCAGACGGCGTGCAATTACCTTACGCATCTGCGATACGGCAACTTCTTCGTAAGCCTCGCCTGGCGCACCAGGTATAGCTGCAGGAGCAGCCTGTGGAGCAGCAACCTGAGGAGCAGCCGCCGGTTGAGGCGCAACAGCACCTGGTGTAAAGCTTTCGATATCGCGAAGTACGATACGGCCACCTTCGCCGGTTCCTTTAACCTGCGTCAGGTTTATGCCTTTCTCTTTAGCCAGTTTCTTAGCCAGTGGAGATGCTTTGATACGACCGTTTGTTTCGGCTGGAGCACTTGTAACAGCTGCACCTGTAGCAGGGACCTTGGTTTCCTCTACCTTACCAGACGTTACAGCACCAGTACTTGCCGCAATAGCTGCATCAGTCTGCGCATTTTCCTGGCGCTCCTGTGTATCAGCAGTACCCTTGTTATCAGATGCACCACCCTCTAACAAAGCTTTATAGTCAGCACCTTCTTCACCTATGATCGCAATAACTGCATCTACAGCTACTGAATCGCCGGCATTAACGCCAGTGTATAGTAGAGTACCATCTTCGTAAGATTCAAGCTCCATGGTAGCCTTATCGGTTTCCACTTCTGCCAGAATATCACCTGATTTTACTTTATCGCCAACTTTTTTCAGCCAGCTAACCAACACGCCTTCTGTCATGGTATCGCTCATCTTCGGCATTCTGATAACAGATGCTTTAATGTTGCTGGTATCAACAGCTGTTTTAGCGGCAGGAGCTTCTGCTTTGGCAGGGGCAGGTTTTACTTCTTCTTTTTTCTCTTCAGTTTTAGGAGCTTCGGCTGGCTTAGCACTTCCGCCTGCCTCGTTCAGCAATGCAGAAATATCTTCGCCTTCTTTACCAATAATAGCTATAACAGCATCAATAGGTACAGCTTCGCCTTTTTTAGGGCCAATGTAAAGCAGTGTGCCATCGTTATACGACTCCAGTTCCATGGTAGCCTTGTCGGTTTCCACTTCTGCCAGCACGTCGCCGGAACTCACCTTATCCCCTACATTTACTAGCCAAGATGCAATAACCCCTTCGGTCATTGTGTCACTCATCTTTGGCATTCTTATCACTTCAGCCATATATCTCGTATTGTTTTATCGCCCGGTCAGGGCTCCTTATAATCCGCCCAAAATTAGATTTAAAAATATTTTATTCAAACTATACTACCTAATTTGTTCGTGAGGATTATGTGCAGCCAGGTCAGGTAATTTTGTAACATGCAAATGTTGCAGATCGCAATACCGTTTTACCGTGAACATATTACCGGTATAATCGAGCTGGTACAGGCACAGGTTCTGGTGTTCGAACTGGTCCATACAACGAAGGGGGTAGTGCAGCAACTGGCATAACAAAATACGCATGGCGCGCCCGTGCATACAGATAAGTATAGTTTCTTCTTCAGGCCGGCTAAGTATAGTTTCGATCACAGTTACCTGTCGGGCCGCTACCAGTTCAGGGCTCTCGCCACCTTCTATACAAACACCTGTTTCGCCATTGCACCAGGTTTGCAGCAGGTTGTGGTAGTAGGCATCTTCTTCGGGTGTAATGCGGGTACCTTCGCGGGTTCCCCAGTTTATCTCGTTCAACCCGGCGTGGGTTTCGTGGGGTAAGCCAAGTTCTAAAAAGCCCTGGACCGATTGTATGCTACGCTGTAATGTGGAAGTATAAACCTTATCAAAAGGAATGTGTTTATAGTGATCGAAGAACAGGTTTGCCTGCCTGCGGCCTTCATCGTTCAGATGTGCATCTACTCCACTGCCCTGCACTATGCCCTGCACGTTGTAATCGGTTTGCCCGTGGCGGATAAGGTATACTTTCTTAATACTCAAAATTCTTCTACTTTTGCTTTTTAGGACCTTGTAAAACGCGAAAATAGCCATCGCAGCCCATGGATAAAAATATAAATACGTTAGAGCGCGTAAAGGAGTGGAATAAAAATACCATGGTAGAGCACCTGGGCATTGAAGTAACCGAAGTTGGCGAAGGCTATTTAGCTGGCAAAATGCCAGTCGATTTCCGTACGCACCAGCCCATGGGCCTGCTGCATGGCGGTGCATCGGTGGTGCTGGCCGAAACACTGGCAAGTATAGGCGCTGCCCTGCAGGTTGATTTATCTAAGAAAGCTTGCGTGGGTTTGGAGATCAATGCAAACCATATACGGGGCGTGAAAGAAGGCTGGGTGTTTGGCAAGGCAACCGTTTTGCACAATGGCCGCAGCACGCAGGTATGGGAAACTAAAATTACAAACGAAGCCGGCGACCTGGTGTGCATCAGCCGTATGACAGTAGCCGTTATTGACAGAAAGTAAGTTTGTTTTAATAATCTTATAATTTATCCGGTTATCTGCTTTAGTTTTTACTGATGATTGATAACTGTTAACTGATAACTGAATTAATGGGTGCAGATACCCCTATTTATACTTTAGAGAACATATTTTATGCAGCCATCGCACAGCAAAAGGCGGTGGCTGTATGGCGCTTACCGCTTGAGCAGCAGGTGCAGCTCTGTGTATCGTTACAGCAGAACTACATTAACGGTCAGCCCAATCTGGAAAACAGTTCTCCCGGTTTCCTTTTCAGTCCGTTTATACCTGGCGAAGAGCAGCCTACTGTTTTTATAAAGGCAGATTTAACTTATACTTCTGAAACCGGCCGATTGCAGTATTCTCGTGATGTTGACAGATCTCAGCAACAGGAATTTTCAGATGTTTTAGCTATATCTCAAAATTATAATTGGCACCTGAACGAGGTACAGCAACACGCTGAACAGACTGAATCAGGTTTTAAATACGCTGTAACAGAAGCAGTGCGAAGTATAAACAAGGGTGCAATGGAGAAAGTGGTGTTATCGCGTACCGCTTCCCGCAAACTGCCTGCCAGTTTTGATTTAGTTACAGCATTTAATGCCATGCTGGATGCCTATCCAAAAGCTTTTGTATCATTGGTTTCGGTTCCCGGAGTAGGTACCTGGCTGGGTGCTTCGCCGGAGATATTGGTAAGTATAGATCAGCAGCAGATCTTCAGAACAGTAGCTTTAGCCGGAACACAACCTGCTATAGATGGAGAATCAGTTGGCAATGCCATCTGGCGGCAAAAAGAGATTGAAGAGCAGGGCATGGTGGAACGTTATATTCTGAGCTGTTTTAAAAGACTGCGCCTGCGCGAGTACTCCGAAGTTGGCCCCCGTACTATAGTTGCCGGTAACCTGATGCACCTGCGTACTGATTTCAGCGTGGACATGAAAGAAGTGGATTTCCCGACATTAGGTACGGATATGCTGCAACTACTCCACCCTACGTCAGCGGTCTGTGGTTTGCCAAAAGAGCCCGCACTTAATTTTATACTTGCTCACGAAGGTTATAACAGAAGTTATTACAGTGGCTACCTTGGTCCGGTAAATAGCTCTGCCGGCACCCATCTATACGTAAACCTGCGCTGCATGCAGTTGTTAAAAGACCAGGTCATTCTTTACGCCGGCGCCGGTATTACAGCCGAATCAGATGCCGAAAAAGAATGGCAGGAGACCCAGCACAAAATGCAGACGATGGGTAAAATCCTTTCGGATTTTAATTAATTTGAAGATGCTGAGATTTGAAAGTTTGAAGATGAACCTATAGTTGCAAATTTCCAATAATTTCAAATTTCTATCTTTATCAAAACTATTAGTCCGTAGAGCTGAAGAAATAAATTTTCACATCTTCAAATCTCCAAATTTTCAAATCCACAAAATGATACTACAGCCAGTTGTTAATATAGCCGAGATTTGTGCCCGCAAGGGAGTGGAAAATGTAGTGTTATCGCCGGGGTCTCGCTGTGCCCCGCTTACCATTGCGTTTGCCCGCCACCCGAAGCTGAAAGTAAAAACAGTGAGTGATGAGCGCGCCGCTGCTTTTATAGCCCTGGGCATGGCTTTAACAACTGGAAAACCAACTGTACTGATTTGCACATCTGGTACTGCTGCACTTAACTATGCGCCAGCTGTGGCTGAAGCATTCTTTCAGCAGGTGCCGTTACTTATACTTACCGCCGACCGCCCACCCGAATGGATTGACCAACTGGATGGGCAAACCATACGTCAGCAGAACGTGTATGGCCAGCATATCAAACAAAGCTATACTTTCCCGGTAGATTTCTCGCACCCTGACAGCGTGTGGCACAGCGAGCGCATGGTTTCCGAAGCGCTGAACGAAACTATAGCTTACCCTCCCGGACCGGTACATATCAACATCCCGTTACGCGAACCCTTCTACCCTGCTCCCGGCGAAGAGATTGCTTTTGATGCTGATGTCAAGATCATTGAAGAAGAACCTGCAAACTATAGTCTAAGCACTGCACAGGTGCAGCAACTAAAACAAGAGATCAGCAGCTATAAATGTGTACTTATAGTTGCCGGCCAGCAGAACCATACGCTAGCGCTACAGCCTGTTTTACAACAATTTGTTAAGCAAAGTGGGGCTGTTATAGTTGGCGACCTAATCGCTAACCTGCACCAATTACCTGAAACTGTACGCCATCAGGATGCCATACTTGCCTGCCCTGATACTGAGAAACTGGAGAAACTGCAGCCTGATTTGCTGATTACTTTCGGTAAATCGGTAATCTCAAAAGCGCTGAAATTATACCTACGCAAGTATAAGCCAAAAGCACATTGGCACATACAACCAGCCGGCCAGGTGGCAGATACCTACCAGTCACTTACCCGCATAATCCGCTGCACACCAGAGGCATTTTTCGAAAGTGTACAGACTGCTTCTGATTCTACCTATAGCTCAGACTGGGCTGAAATTGAGAAAAAAGCAAGTGCTTTTTTAAAAGACTATACTTCGGGAGCTGACTTGAGTGAGCTGGCTGTTGTTGCCCGGTTATTCCGAAGCTTACCAGCTCAAAGTAACCTGCACTTAGCTAACAGTATGGCCGTGCGCTATGCCAATATTATAGGTATAGATGCGGATAAAGACCTGGAAATTTATGCCAACCGGGGCACCAGTGGTATTGATGGTAGTAACAGTACTACTGTAGGCTGTGCACTTACCAGCCCTGCTATTACCACGCTCCTTACTGGTGATATGGCCTTCTTTTACGACCGCAATGGCTTGTGGCACAATTACCTGCATTCAAACCTGCGCATCGTTATCCTGAACAATCATGCAGGAGGTATTTTCAGGTTAATTGATGGACCAAAACAGCAACCTGAACTGGAAGAATTCTTTGAGACCAGACAAGCTTTGGATGCCGAAAATACTGCCCGTGATTTTGGAATGAACTATACTTCGTGCAGATCTCTGGAAGAGTTGGAAAATGCTTTACCTGCTTTTTTTGCTGCTGATGCCGGAGCTGGTATTTTAGAGATCTTTACTGACAGTAAAGCCAATGCCACCTCCTTTGCCAACTATAAGCAGGCATTGTTGCAGGCGCTTTAGTTGGGTTTTCCAGCCCCCCTTTGTCCCTCCTTGTCTAAGGCGGGGAGTTTTGTACTACTGCTATAGTTGGAGTTTTAGTTTTATAGTTACTATCCAACACCCCTGTGACCTGCGGTCGCAAGTTTCGAACTCCCGTTCTCACTTGTCCTCAAGGGGACACTTCTTCTATTGCAAATCACGAGCTTTAGTTT of Pontibacter deserti contains these proteins:
- a CDS encoding DUF922 domain-containing protein, coding for MKRLILLFFGLVLSWSGFAQKYNTLAYEPGKKLTWQDFKGRPKPTDIHKGAEITVSIFLNVRETSFWSGRVTYDAYAVAFKDESWVRPAYRDDYSLKHEQLHFDIAHLYAETLEIKLNSLDSKTSKDQAEVEKILKNHLAEMRTFQDRYDRETHGGNNYAKQKKWANKIEKAIRILHAPA
- a CDS encoding pyruvate dehydrogenase complex dihydrolipoamide acetyltransferase, with the translated sequence MAEVIRMPKMSDTMTEGVIASWLVNVGDKVSSGDVLAEVETDKATMELESYNDGTLLYIGPKKGEAVPIDAVIAIIGKEGEDISALLNEAGGSAKPAEAPKTEEKKEEVKPAPAKAEAPAAKTAVDTSNIKASVIRMPKMSDTMTEGVLVSWLKKVGDKVKSGDILAEVETDKATMELESYEDGTLLYTGVNAGDSVAVDAVIAIIGEEGADYKALLEGGASDNKGTADTQERQENAQTDAAIAASTGAVTSGKVEETKVPATGAAVTSAPAETNGRIKASPLAKKLAKEKGINLTQVKGTGEGGRIVLRDIESFTPGAVAPQPAAAPQVAAPQAAPAAIPGAPGEAYEEVAVSQMRKVIARRLAESKFTAPHFYLTMEIDMDKAIEARASINEVSPVKVSFNDLVIKAAAAALRQHPAVNSSWLGDKIRYNKHINIGVAVAVEEGLLVPVVRNADYKSLSTIAAEVKDLGGRAKSKKLQPSDWEGNTFTISNLGMFGIEEFTAIINPPDACIMAVGGIKQTPVVRNGNIQIGNVMKVTLSCDHRVVDGAVGSAFLQTFKNLLENPVRILV
- a CDS encoding isochorismate synthase — encoded protein: MGADTPIYTLENIFYAAIAQQKAVAVWRLPLEQQVQLCVSLQQNYINGQPNLENSSPGFLFSPFIPGEEQPTVFIKADLTYTSETGRLQYSRDVDRSQQQEFSDVLAISQNYNWHLNEVQQHAEQTESGFKYAVTEAVRSINKGAMEKVVLSRTASRKLPASFDLVTAFNAMLDAYPKAFVSLVSVPGVGTWLGASPEILVSIDQQQIFRTVALAGTQPAIDGESVGNAIWRQKEIEEQGMVERYILSCFKRLRLREYSEVGPRTIVAGNLMHLRTDFSVDMKEVDFPTLGTDMLQLLHPTSAVCGLPKEPALNFILAHEGYNRSYYSGYLGPVNSSAGTHLYVNLRCMQLLKDQVILYAGAGITAESDAEKEWQETQHKMQTMGKILSDFN
- a CDS encoding PaaI family thioesterase, whose amino-acid sequence is MDKNINTLERVKEWNKNTMVEHLGIEVTEVGEGYLAGKMPVDFRTHQPMGLLHGGASVVLAETLASIGAALQVDLSKKACVGLEINANHIRGVKEGWVFGKATVLHNGRSTQVWETKITNEAGDLVCISRMTVAVIDRK
- the menD gene encoding 2-succinyl-5-enolpyruvyl-6-hydroxy-3-cyclohexene-1-carboxylic-acid synthase, translating into MILQPVVNIAEICARKGVENVVLSPGSRCAPLTIAFARHPKLKVKTVSDERAAAFIALGMALTTGKPTVLICTSGTAALNYAPAVAEAFFQQVPLLILTADRPPEWIDQLDGQTIRQQNVYGQHIKQSYTFPVDFSHPDSVWHSERMVSEALNETIAYPPGPVHINIPLREPFYPAPGEEIAFDADVKIIEEEPANYSLSTAQVQQLKQEISSYKCVLIVAGQQNHTLALQPVLQQFVKQSGAVIVGDLIANLHQLPETVRHQDAILACPDTEKLEKLQPDLLITFGKSVISKALKLYLRKYKPKAHWHIQPAGQVADTYQSLTRIIRCTPEAFFESVQTASDSTYSSDWAEIEKKASAFLKDYTSGADLSELAVVARLFRSLPAQSNLHLANSMAVRYANIIGIDADKDLEIYANRGTSGIDGSNSTTVGCALTSPAITTLLTGDMAFFYDRNGLWHNYLHSNLRIVILNNHAGGIFRLIDGPKQQPELEEFFETRQALDAENTARDFGMNYTSCRSLEELENALPAFFAADAGAGILEIFTDSKANATSFANYKQALLQAL
- a CDS encoding iron chaperone, yielding MNIQKPTTFEAYSANFPEDISKRLTQLRETIKAAVPEAEEIFSYGIPGFKANGKKVWFAGYKQHIGLYPMYGMEALEAEIAPYRGKRTKDTLHFPHNKPLPLDLIAKIVTYKLTKL
- a CDS encoding histidine phosphatase family protein — encoded protein: MSIKKVYLIRHGQTDYNVQGIVQGSGVDAHLNDEGRRQANLFFDHYKHIPFDKVYTSTLQRSIQSVQGFLELGLPHETHAGLNEINWGTREGTRITPEEDAYYHNLLQTWCNGETGVCIEGGESPELVAARQVTVIETILSRPEEETILICMHGRAMRILLCQLLHYPLRCMDQFEHQNLCLYQLDYTGNMFTVKRYCDLQHLHVTKLPDLAAHNPHEQIR